From a region of the Salinispira pacifica genome:
- a CDS encoding HAD-IIA family hydrolase, producing MKSIISDMDGVIYRGKSLIPGANEFIQRLRSEGIQFLFLTNNSGDAPGDLKDKLEQKGVHGLNEEDFITAAMATALFLKSQRPQARVYAIGGSGLTRELYDAGFVISENRPDYVVVGKTADFSFDQMRKAARFIRNGARFIGTNPDIIDPTEEGFEPACGSILASIEAASGKKPYIIGKPNSLMMTIATRKLGVHPDDTAVIGDRMDTDIVGGLEAGMTTCLVLSGVTAEADVDAFPYRPDHIFPSVADINPREL from the coding sequence ATGAAAAGCATAATTTCCGACATGGACGGGGTAATATACCGGGGAAAATCCCTGATTCCCGGAGCAAACGAGTTTATCCAGCGGTTGAGAAGCGAAGGCATCCAGTTTTTGTTTCTCACCAATAATTCCGGAGATGCTCCCGGTGATCTGAAGGACAAGCTTGAGCAGAAGGGCGTTCACGGGCTGAATGAAGAAGATTTCATCACCGCCGCCATGGCAACCGCCCTTTTTTTGAAAAGTCAGCGGCCCCAGGCCCGGGTGTACGCCATCGGCGGAAGCGGTCTGACCCGGGAACTGTACGACGCAGGATTTGTTATCAGCGAGAATCGTCCGGACTATGTGGTTGTTGGAAAGACCGCCGATTTCAGCTTTGACCAGATGCGCAAAGCCGCCCGCTTTATCCGAAACGGCGCACGGTTTATCGGAACCAATCCGGATATTATCGATCCCACAGAAGAGGGGTTTGAGCCGGCCTGCGGCAGCATCCTGGCCTCCATCGAAGCAGCCAGCGGAAAGAAACCCTATATTATTGGTAAGCCCAACAGTCTGATGATGACCATCGCCACCAGGAAGCTGGGGGTTCACCCCGATGACACTGCGGTGATCGGCGACAGAATGGACACAGACATCGTGGGCGGCCTGGAAGCGGGGATGACCACCTGTCTGGTGCTCTCAGGGGTTACCGCAGAAGCGGATGTGGATGCCTTTCCCTATCGGCCGGACCATATTTTTCCGTCTGTTGCTGATATTAATCCCCGGGAGCTGTAG
- a CDS encoding MFS transporter, producing the protein MSHGILKFRILFGHFLFALVVNTHQPMLPVLQRNLDISIGQSSLIPATITMMVLVANLVVGVLIARLGQKTVFIAAVILGIGGALLVSAASGFLLIILAFAMIGLATGSAFTSLTTMYAGLPEEMQNFGLYHAFFGLGGMVAPLLLGTWIRLEWSYEWLFVFYAGLYVLLLILSLASRSMKNTKFSDFKLADVGQVFRTPVVLLGASALGLYAAVEIGSTTWSSNMSIDGYGIDPADASFILSGFWLMFTLIRLFADRAARKFGPIHVVSALTALAGAVVLAWVLGASPYIFILLGALYGPVFPIIQKYVNNHLPARQKGLFNGISYAATSLITTGILPVMGFIGDYRMSLAFVPTLVCIVMLMAVARALRKKAGV; encoded by the coding sequence ATGTCCCACGGTATTCTCAAATTCCGAATCCTCTTCGGCCATTTTCTTTTTGCTCTGGTTGTAAATACCCATCAGCCCATGCTGCCGGTGCTCCAGCGGAATCTGGATATCAGCATAGGCCAGAGCAGTCTCATACCCGCCACTATAACGATGATGGTTTTGGTGGCAAATCTTGTGGTGGGTGTGCTCATCGCCCGTCTCGGGCAGAAGACAGTGTTTATTGCCGCCGTGATTCTGGGAATCGGAGGTGCGCTCCTTGTTTCAGCGGCATCCGGCTTTCTCCTGATTATTCTGGCCTTTGCAATGATCGGACTGGCTACCGGGTCGGCGTTCACCAGTCTCACCACCATGTATGCGGGTCTTCCCGAGGAGATGCAGAATTTCGGGCTGTATCATGCATTCTTCGGTTTGGGGGGGATGGTTGCTCCCCTGCTTCTGGGAACCTGGATACGCCTGGAGTGGTCTTATGAATGGCTTTTTGTATTCTATGCCGGTCTCTACGTTCTGCTTCTGATTCTGAGTCTGGCCTCCCGGAGCATGAAGAATACCAAGTTCAGCGATTTCAAACTGGCGGATGTGGGACAGGTGTTCCGGACCCCTGTGGTGCTTCTGGGAGCTTCCGCCCTGGGGCTGTATGCTGCTGTGGAAATCGGCAGCACAACCTGGAGCAGCAACATGTCCATAGACGGGTACGGGATAGACCCGGCGGACGCCAGTTTCATACTCAGCGGATTCTGGCTGATGTTCACCCTTATTCGTCTCTTTGCCGACCGGGCTGCCCGGAAATTCGGCCCCATTCATGTGGTTTCCGCCCTTACCGCCCTGGCGGGTGCGGTGGTTCTTGCATGGGTGCTGGGGGCTTCGCCCTATATTTTCATACTATTGGGTGCTCTTTATGGCCCGGTATTTCCTATTATTCAGAAGTACGTGAACAATCATCTGCCTGCACGCCAAAAGGGGCTGTTCAATGGGATATCGTATGCGGCAACCAGTCTGATCACCACCGGAATTCTCCCGGTGATGGGCTTTATCGGCGATTACCGTATGTCCCTGGCCTTTGTTCCCACCCTCGTGTGTATTGTAATGCTGATGGCAGTCGCCAGAGCTCTGCGGAAAAAGGCCGGGGTGTAG
- a CDS encoding alpha-amylase family glycosyl hydrolase, whose amino-acid sequence MRKWAIVLSGLMSLLLVFASCATGNVSGGLQAEPGTIEVKGHPAMPKVAAAAEEVDPADDEIVIYYYRADENYEPWAFWVWAPGDGDGSLNFDYTQNIQVTNGVGYLKFKADGSDIGQSPVNALGEIGFIRRPDSGWDGQTRDFIWPVDTKGNEVVLFEDTLEPTTLGDYVPEFKVVVAEEPDLLKAALSGKHALTPEASDNGFVVKDNEGNVVPITDVVNMRAINDRSKNYTESIYIRLGEELTPDKSYTIEHPEYIAPEPVDISEMVLAKIDETTPAEDYELGAIYNSSAASVEFRLWAPLAKDVTALLYNVSIAENASAAPVAEVPMTKNADTGVWTAVYDEQDPDGFFYVYRVEQGNGLVRDVLDPYAKSMDAYMNEGGNGRAAIVDLAKAGPDGGWEGLESAQDGGYYQTREDAVIYEVSVRDFTISPDANVNAEPGTYEAFIEKIPYLVDMGVTHIQLMPTLNFYYTDETDKSYDGSGSTTNSNYNWGYDPHSYFTPEGWHSSDPADPYARMVELKNLVKAAHDSGLRVLLDVVYNHMGSTNFLEHILPGYFFRMNANGGFTSSSGVGNDFASTRKMARKLIVDSVRYLVDEYKIDGFRFDLMGLTDTETMEQAYAEAAEIKPDVLFEGEGWKMYNGPAGTRGADQDYMTSTDNISVFNDEIRDMLKGGGFNEEAQAFITTGNKPAEPIFRNLIGQPQGNYTADDPGDSMLYIAAHDGLTLADSIAHNVGLSNRSAEGRAEIAQRAKLGNFMILTGQGIPFIHAGQESGRTKPNVNNSRSETIGRFVRNSYDSADNINQFVWELPAEYEELRQFTFGLVDIRRANPVFRLETMEQVNEAAEFLPQSGEFKLAYKLSDGNRDYYLLVNAAEEAQDFTLDADVSGGQVLVDRVAAEAEGISNVQGVEINGDSVTLDALTPALIVVE is encoded by the coding sequence ATGCGTAAATGGGCCATCGTCCTCAGCGGACTCATGAGCCTGTTGCTGGTATTTGCTTCCTGTGCCACTGGAAACGTTTCCGGGGGGCTGCAGGCAGAGCCAGGAACAATTGAAGTAAAAGGGCATCCCGCAATGCCCAAGGTGGCTGCAGCGGCTGAAGAAGTCGATCCTGCAGATGATGAAATTGTAATCTATTATTACCGGGCAGATGAGAACTACGAACCCTGGGCTTTCTGGGTCTGGGCTCCCGGTGACGGAGACGGAAGTCTCAACTTTGATTATACCCAGAACATTCAGGTTACCAACGGCGTCGGGTATTTGAAATTCAAAGCCGACGGTTCCGATATCGGACAGTCTCCGGTGAACGCTCTGGGGGAAATCGGTTTTATCCGCCGCCCCGATTCAGGCTGGGACGGTCAGACCAGGGACTTCATCTGGCCTGTGGATACCAAAGGCAATGAAGTGGTGCTATTCGAAGACACTCTGGAACCAACAACCCTGGGCGATTATGTTCCCGAGTTTAAGGTTGTGGTTGCAGAAGAGCCGGATCTGCTGAAGGCAGCTCTTTCCGGAAAACATGCGCTCACTCCCGAAGCTTCAGACAACGGTTTTGTGGTTAAGGATAATGAAGGCAATGTAGTGCCCATCACCGATGTGGTGAACATGCGCGCAATCAATGACCGCAGCAAGAACTACACGGAAAGTATCTACATCCGCCTGGGAGAAGAGCTCACTCCGGATAAGTCATACACCATTGAGCATCCGGAATACATCGCTCCCGAACCGGTGGATATTTCCGAAATGGTTCTGGCGAAGATTGATGAAACCACTCCTGCAGAGGACTATGAGCTTGGAGCAATCTACAATTCTTCTGCGGCAAGCGTGGAATTCCGCCTCTGGGCTCCCCTGGCGAAGGATGTAACCGCGCTGCTCTACAACGTAAGCATCGCTGAAAATGCATCTGCTGCGCCTGTGGCTGAAGTTCCCATGACCAAAAATGCAGATACCGGTGTGTGGACTGCAGTATACGATGAGCAGGATCCTGACGGATTCTTCTATGTATACCGTGTGGAACAGGGCAACGGACTGGTGCGGGATGTGCTTGATCCATACGCAAAGAGCATGGACGCCTATATGAATGAAGGCGGTAACGGTCGCGCAGCAATCGTTGATCTTGCAAAAGCAGGGCCCGACGGAGGCTGGGAAGGCCTGGAATCCGCTCAGGACGGCGGCTACTACCAGACCCGGGAAGATGCGGTGATTTATGAAGTAAGCGTGCGGGACTTTACCATCAGCCCCGATGCCAATGTGAATGCCGAACCCGGAACCTATGAAGCGTTTATTGAGAAGATTCCCTATCTTGTTGATATGGGCGTAACTCATATTCAGCTCATGCCCACCCTGAACTTCTACTACACCGATGAAACTGATAAGTCCTACGACGGTTCAGGCAGCACAACCAACAGCAACTACAACTGGGGCTACGATCCCCACAGCTACTTCACACCCGAGGGCTGGCATTCCTCTGATCCGGCGGATCCCTATGCCCGGATGGTGGAACTGAAAAATCTTGTAAAAGCGGCCCACGATAGCGGCCTCCGGGTTCTGCTGGATGTTGTATACAACCACATGGGAAGCACCAACTTCCTGGAACACATTCTGCCCGGTTACTTCTTCCGCATGAATGCCAACGGCGGTTTTACTTCCTCTTCCGGTGTGGGCAACGACTTTGCATCAACACGGAAAATGGCCCGGAAGCTCATTGTGGACTCAGTACGCTATCTTGTGGATGAATACAAGATTGACGGTTTCCGCTTCGACCTCATGGGTCTCACCGACACTGAAACAATGGAACAGGCCTACGCCGAAGCTGCGGAAATTAAACCCGACGTACTGTTCGAAGGCGAGGGCTGGAAGATGTACAACGGACCTGCGGGTACCAGAGGTGCCGATCAGGACTACATGACCAGCACCGATAATATCAGCGTATTCAACGATGAAATCCGCGACATGCTGAAGGGCGGAGGATTTAACGAAGAGGCTCAGGCGTTTATTACCACAGGTAACAAGCCCGCAGAACCTATTTTCCGGAATCTGATCGGCCAGCCCCAGGGCAATTACACCGCGGACGATCCCGGTGACAGCATGCTCTACATTGCGGCTCATGACGGGCTTACCCTTGCGGACAGCATCGCCCACAATGTGGGGCTGAGCAACCGCAGCGCTGAAGGCCGTGCAGAGATCGCACAGCGTGCCAAGCTTGGTAACTTTATGATCCTTACCGGTCAGGGCATCCCTTTCATCCATGCAGGACAGGAAAGCGGCCGTACCAAACCCAATGTGAATAACTCACGGAGCGAAACCATCGGCCGGTTTGTACGGAACAGCTACGATTCAGCGGACAACATCAACCAGTTTGTCTGGGAACTTCCCGCCGAGTACGAAGAACTGCGTCAGTTCACCTTCGGTCTGGTGGATATCCGCCGGGCAAACCCTGTTTTCCGTCTGGAAACCATGGAGCAAGTGAACGAAGCAGCCGAGTTCCTTCCCCAGTCTGGAGAGTTCAAGCTGGCCTATAAGCTCAGCGACGGAAATCGCGACTACTACCTGCTGGTGAACGCTGCAGAAGAGGCCCAGGATTTTACTCTGGATGCGGATGTCAGCGGCGGACAGGTTCTCGTGGACCGGGTTGCTGCTGAAGCTGAAGGAATCAGCAATGTACAGGGAGTTGAGATTAACGGCGACAGCGTTACACTGGACGCACTCACTCCTGCACTGATTGTAGTCGAATAA
- a CDS encoding GNAT family N-acetyltransferase — protein sequence MENIEFTEIGTKNRDFLLQGLAWAADWRSAATDTSPPGDLLYIVEGWTERPGDFGVLAEDTRTGTLLGVVWLRYWQEDYHSYGYISQDIPELGIAVAPGYRGLGLGRTLLKMAQQHMLKKALTGSRLPERSRIPEQGTAGENDGYGIAASISLSVETENHVARSLYESAGFRIHEKRSGDLIMQWKPGWKLHTMKPADIPETLRLWKRCEGIVLYEDAEDSREELTRFLARNPELCLTARLDGPGQTGEGAVIAAAITGWDGRRFYVHHLGVHPGFRRLGTARAILQRILQLGAERSVRKTHLFVLDSNTDARRFYHHLGWQRRDDVLLFSAECGDPPV from the coding sequence ATGGAAAATATCGAATTCACGGAAATCGGAACAAAAAACCGGGACTTCCTCCTGCAGGGGCTGGCATGGGCGGCGGATTGGAGATCAGCGGCGACGGACACCTCGCCGCCAGGGGATCTGCTCTACATAGTAGAGGGCTGGACGGAACGGCCTGGGGATTTCGGAGTTTTGGCCGAAGATACCCGGACCGGTACGCTCCTGGGAGTTGTCTGGCTGCGGTATTGGCAGGAAGATTATCATTCCTACGGGTATATTTCACAGGATATTCCCGAACTGGGCATAGCCGTGGCACCGGGCTACCGGGGCCTGGGTCTGGGGCGCACCCTCCTGAAAATGGCACAGCAGCACATGTTGAAAAAAGCCCTAACCGGGAGCCGATTACCCGAGCGGAGCCGAATACCCGAGCAGGGGACCGCCGGAGAAAATGATGGGTACGGCATTGCTGCGTCTATCAGCCTGAGTGTGGAAACGGAAAACCATGTTGCCCGTTCGTTGTACGAATCTGCAGGGTTCCGGATTCATGAAAAACGGAGCGGCGATCTGATTATGCAGTGGAAGCCCGGCTGGAAGCTGCATACAATGAAACCTGCTGATATTCCCGAAACGCTACGCCTATGGAAACGCTGTGAGGGGATTGTTCTCTATGAAGATGCTGAAGACAGCAGGGAGGAACTGACCAGGTTCCTGGCGCGGAATCCCGAACTGTGCCTGACCGCCCGTCTCGACGGGCCCGGCCAGACAGGTGAAGGCGCGGTTATTGCAGCGGCAATCACCGGCTGGGACGGGCGGCGCTTCTACGTTCATCATCTGGGAGTGCACCCGGGATTCAGGAGATTGGGAACAGCCAGGGCAATTCTTCAGCGCATACTCCAGTTGGGAGCTGAACGGTCGGTGCGCAAAACCCATCTTTTCGTGCTGGACAGCAACACCGACGCCCGGAGATTTTATCATCATCTGGGCTGGCAGCGCAGAGACGATGTTCTTCTGTTTTCCGCCGAGTGCGGAGATCCTCCGGTATGA
- a CDS encoding peptidylprolyl isomerase, with translation MQKQTATVITAMIMLFAALGSVSAQSSESGVFNMDNHSDGLYAQMDTSKGSILLELEYKKVPLTVINFVGLAEGTIKHSEGEGEPFYDGLIFHRVIDDFMVQGGDPEGKGTGGPGYRFPDEFHMDLVHDEPGILSMANAGPNTNGSQFFITHKETPWLDYKHAVFGRVVEGMDVVNSIEQGDSIDTVNIIRKGSDAENFSADQDAFDSALQGIEEHQAQFERNKQEADEERAASIIPDAEKTDSGIFYKITQQGTGKSPEAGDTVEINYTGAFLNGQVFDSSQGRGPLEVEIGVGRLIPGWDEIVLLMKEGEQRSVVLPPDMAYGEQGAGGGVIPPNAYLYFEIELIQVK, from the coding sequence ATGCAAAAACAAACAGCCACGGTCATTACGGCGATGATCATGCTTTTCGCCGCCCTTGGCAGCGTATCTGCACAGTCATCAGAATCAGGAGTATTTAACATGGATAATCATTCTGACGGGCTTTATGCCCAAATGGACACATCAAAGGGTTCAATTCTTCTTGAACTTGAATATAAGAAAGTTCCTTTGACAGTCATCAATTTCGTCGGCCTGGCCGAGGGAACCATCAAGCATTCTGAGGGAGAGGGAGAGCCCTTTTACGACGGACTCATTTTTCACCGGGTCATCGATGACTTCATGGTCCAGGGCGGAGACCCTGAGGGTAAAGGAACCGGCGGACCTGGGTACCGCTTTCCCGATGAATTCCACATGGATCTGGTTCATGATGAACCGGGCATTCTTTCCATGGCCAATGCCGGCCCCAACACCAACGGAAGCCAGTTTTTTATAACACACAAGGAAACCCCCTGGCTGGATTATAAACATGCGGTATTCGGCAGAGTAGTCGAAGGCATGGATGTGGTGAACAGCATCGAACAGGGCGACAGCATCGATACAGTAAATATTATCCGCAAAGGCTCAGATGCGGAAAATTTCAGTGCGGATCAGGATGCCTTCGACAGCGCGCTTCAGGGAATAGAGGAGCATCAGGCACAGTTTGAACGGAATAAGCAGGAGGCCGACGAAGAACGGGCAGCCTCCATTATTCCCGATGCGGAAAAAACCGACAGCGGAATTTTTTATAAGATCACCCAACAGGGTACCGGAAAGAGTCCGGAAGCAGGAGATACGGTTGAAATCAATTATACCGGCGCTTTCCTGAACGGACAGGTTTTTGACAGCTCACAGGGCCGGGGTCCTCTGGAGGTGGAGATCGGTGTGGGCCGCCTCATCCCCGGCTGGGATGAAATTGTACTTCTCATGAAGGAGGGGGAGCAGCGGAGTGTTGTTCTTCCCCCGGATATGGCATACGGAGAACAGGGTGCCGGCGGCGGGGTCATCCCCCCCAATGCATACCTTTACTTTGAAATTGAGCTGATTCAGGTTAAATAA
- a CDS encoding GGDEF domain-containing protein: MSMATTGNPIMESKHKTFLLQLVLAFGAFGGVVIALLKLLQGDAIIMVVVPLIWAVISVVFLFIHRQIRNENWIRAVTVILYNFLLYPILWVAGHGIYGPLPMYFLIFLVISVLLIRRTELMVLTVVGFTVLTAALMLMEPAGSPLGREYASVYERRFDLVFNLIFAGIIVSVFLRYLYQRIEQLQRELELSKTLDELTGLLNRKRILEILKTELLRSSREKRELSIVVLGITGLPRISKDLGHHSTEVYLKRSAHNIRSNSRMYDYIGRLNYSCFLCILPGSSRSEAEEYLKRIREAFGEQEEVYLNKSGSIRGIIHSAERLSYDQTVQKIEAGVRELL, translated from the coding sequence ATGAGCATGGCAACAACGGGTAATCCCATCATGGAATCAAAGCACAAGACATTTCTACTGCAACTGGTACTGGCGTTCGGCGCATTCGGCGGTGTGGTTATCGCACTTCTGAAACTTCTTCAGGGCGATGCCATCATCATGGTGGTTGTGCCGTTGATCTGGGCGGTTATTTCGGTGGTTTTTCTCTTTATTCACCGTCAGATCCGGAATGAAAACTGGATACGGGCTGTCACGGTTATTCTCTACAATTTTCTGTTGTACCCCATACTCTGGGTTGCAGGGCACGGTATTTACGGGCCCCTGCCCATGTATTTTCTGATTTTTCTGGTGATATCGGTGCTGCTGATCCGGAGAACCGAACTGATGGTACTGACCGTGGTGGGTTTTACCGTGCTGACTGCAGCTCTCATGCTCATGGAGCCTGCAGGAAGTCCCCTGGGCCGGGAGTACGCCAGCGTGTACGAGCGCAGGTTTGATCTGGTATTCAACCTCATTTTTGCGGGAATAATCGTCAGTGTTTTCCTCCGCTATCTGTATCAGAGAATAGAACAGCTTCAGCGGGAACTGGAACTGAGTAAAACTCTGGATGAACTTACCGGGCTGCTTAACCGAAAACGAATTCTGGAAATTCTGAAAACCGAACTACTGCGCAGCTCCCGGGAAAAGAGAGAACTCTCCATCGTGGTGCTTGGGATAACCGGGCTTCCCAGAATCAGCAAGGATCTGGGGCACCATTCCACGGAGGTATACCTCAAGCGTTCTGCCCATAATATCAGAAGCAACAGCCGAATGTATGATTACATCGGCCGGCTGAACTATTCCTGCTTTCTCTGCATTCTCCCCGGATCCAGCCGCAGCGAAGCCGAGGAATACTTGAAGCGCATCAGGGAAGCGTTCGGTGAACAGGAAGAAGTGTATCTGAATAAAAGCGGTTCCATCCGGGGGATCATTCATTCAGCTGAAAGGCTGAGTTATGACCAAACGGTTCAGAAAATCGAAGCCGGGGTGCGTGAGCTGTTATAG
- a CDS encoding phosphoglycerate dehydrogenase yields the protein MFTIQTLNKISEKGLGLLDPERFAVKDDAAQPEGIILRSHKMHDMTLPESLLAVARAGAGVNNIPIESCTDKGIVVFNTPGANANSVKELVISGMLLSSRKIVEGVSWARNLKGESDVEKTVEKGKKDYAGPEIMGKTLGVIGLGAIGVMVANAAADLGMNVLGFDPYISVDSAWGLSAGVRRAKSLEAAVAECDFISIHVPLLESTKGMVDSSLISRMKDGVRILNFARGPLVNDADIITALESGKVAKYITDFPNAELLNQENVLPIPHLGASTPEAEENCAVMASRQLADYLSSGNIKNSVNFPSVEMEFSTDIRLVILNRNVPSMVGQITSVLADEKINISDMINKHRDEVAVTIIDVDGDISPEGVKRLEAIEGVIRARVIKK from the coding sequence ATGTTCACCATACAGACGCTTAACAAGATATCGGAAAAGGGTCTTGGACTCCTCGACCCCGAACGATTCGCCGTCAAGGATGATGCGGCTCAGCCCGAAGGCATCATTCTCCGATCCCACAAAATGCACGATATGACTCTCCCGGAGAGTCTGCTCGCTGTTGCACGGGCGGGAGCAGGGGTAAACAACATCCCCATAGAATCCTGCACAGACAAGGGAATCGTGGTCTTCAACACCCCCGGTGCCAACGCCAACTCGGTAAAGGAGCTGGTGATCAGCGGCATGCTCCTTTCAAGCAGAAAAATCGTGGAAGGCGTAAGCTGGGCCCGGAATCTGAAGGGCGAATCGGACGTTGAGAAGACCGTGGAAAAAGGCAAGAAGGACTATGCCGGACCGGAAATCATGGGAAAAACCCTGGGTGTGATTGGTCTCGGCGCCATCGGAGTAATGGTGGCAAACGCCGCAGCCGACCTGGGAATGAATGTTCTGGGTTTCGATCCCTACATTTCCGTGGACAGCGCCTGGGGTCTCAGCGCCGGAGTACGAAGAGCCAAGAGCCTGGAAGCAGCGGTGGCGGAATGCGACTTTATCTCCATACATGTACCTCTTCTGGAAAGCACCAAAGGAATGGTGGACAGTTCGCTCATATCCCGGATGAAAGACGGTGTTCGCATTCTTAATTTCGCCCGGGGCCCCCTGGTGAACGATGCCGATATCATTACGGCCCTGGAAAGCGGAAAAGTGGCCAAATACATCACTGATTTTCCCAATGCCGAGCTTCTGAACCAGGAAAATGTTCTGCCCATACCCCATTTAGGGGCCTCCACTCCTGAAGCGGAAGAAAACTGTGCGGTGATGGCCAGCCGGCAGCTCGCAGACTATCTCAGCTCGGGAAACATCAAAAACTCGGTAAACTTTCCCTCGGTTGAAATGGAATTTTCAACTGATATCCGTCTGGTAATTCTCAACCGCAACGTTCCCTCCATGGTGGGACAGATCACCAGTGTGCTGGCAGATGAGAAAATCAACATTTCAGACATGATCAATAAACACCGGGATGAGGTGGCTGTGACCATCATCGATGTGGACGGCGACATATCTCCCGAAGGAGTAAAACGCCTTGAAGCAATTGAAGGTGTGATCAGAGCCCGGGTAATCAAAAAGTAA